A single window of Nitrospirota bacterium DNA harbors:
- the hisB gene encoding imidazoleglycerol-phosphate dehydratase HisB translates to MTRKSAIKRKTTETNIKLKFTLDGQGKGKINTGIPFLDHMLMLFAKHGLFDLNIAAVGDLEIDYHHTVEDIGIVLGKAIAQAVGDKKGIRRYGSALIPMDETLASVALDLSGRPYLVYNVVFPKRAKIKEFDADLIEDFFRALITTGGITLHINLRYGRNIHHIFEAVFKAFARALDEATSIDSRVSGVPSTKGKL, encoded by the coding sequence ATGACCAGAAAATCCGCTATTAAACGAAAGACAACCGAAACAAATATAAAACTCAAATTTACCCTTGATGGCCAGGGCAAGGGTAAAATAAACACCGGCATCCCTTTCCTTGATCACATGCTGATGCTGTTTGCTAAACATGGTTTATTTGATCTCAACATCGCTGCTGTCGGTGATTTAGAGATAGACTATCATCATACGGTTGAAGACATAGGAATCGTGCTTGGTAAGGCTATAGCTCAGGCAGTGGGAGACAAAAAGGGTATCAGGCGTTATGGGAGCGCATTGATACCCATGGATGAGACACTCGCATCTGTTGCACTTGACCTGAGCGGCAGGCCGTACCTGGTATATAATGTAGTATTCCCAAAACGGGCAAAGATCAAAGAGTTTGACGCTGACCTGATCGAAGACTTCTTTCGCGCCCTTATCACAACCGGCGGCATTACACTTCATATCAACCTCCGCTATGGCCGCAATATACACCACATCTTCGAGGCCGTATTCAAGGCATTCGCAAGGGCGCTTGATGAGGCGACGTCAATTGACAGCAGGGTAAGCGGGGTTCCTTCGACTAAGGGAAAGTTGTAA
- the murA gene encoding UDP-N-acetylglucosamine 1-carboxyvinyltransferase, with protein MDRILITGGKRLEGEVEISGAKNSALPIITSAILSTEDCILNNVPFLNDIKTMKKLMESMGAHIRPDGYTFTIHTKDMKSCEAPYDLVKTMRASVVVLGPLVARFGEARVSLPGGCAIGARPINLHIAGLQKMGAEVEIKHGYVEVKSKRLKGAKIYFDIPTVTGTENLMMAAVLADGVTELKNAACEPEVVDLANFLNTRGAKVSGAGTDTIVIEGVSEIRGGTYDIMPDRIETGTYVIAGAITRGDVVVTKCVPQNLEAVISKLRAAGVKIETGSDTIRVVADNGLTAVDVRTMPYPGFPTDMQAQIMSLMAVSRGLSVITETIFENRFTHVPELHRMGANIKLQGNYAIVEGVEKLSGAPVMATDLRASASLILAGLVAEGQTEISRIYHLDRGYERIEEKLSKLGAEIVRVK; from the coding sequence GTGGATAGGATATTAATAACAGGCGGGAAGAGGCTTGAAGGTGAGGTAGAAATAAGCGGCGCAAAGAATTCTGCACTCCCGATTATAACGTCAGCAATCCTTTCGACAGAAGATTGCATCCTCAATAATGTCCCTTTCTTAAATGATATAAAAACGATGAAGAAGCTGATGGAGAGCATGGGGGCTCACATCAGGCCGGATGGTTATACATTTACTATTCATACTAAGGATATGAAGAGTTGTGAGGCGCCGTATGATCTTGTGAAGACGATGCGGGCCTCGGTTGTTGTCCTTGGACCCCTTGTTGCAAGATTCGGTGAGGCAAGGGTATCTCTGCCAGGAGGTTGTGCGATAGGGGCGAGGCCGATAAACCTCCATATAGCAGGGCTTCAGAAGATGGGCGCTGAGGTGGAAATTAAGCATGGGTATGTGGAAGTAAAGTCTAAAAGATTAAAAGGCGCCAAAATATATTTTGATATACCCACGGTGACAGGGACTGAAAATCTGATGATGGCCGCTGTCCTTGCGGATGGAGTGACGGAGCTGAAGAATGCGGCCTGTGAGCCTGAGGTGGTGGATCTGGCGAATTTCCTGAACACGAGAGGTGCCAAAGTCAGTGGGGCCGGGACGGATACAATCGTCATAGAGGGGGTTTCAGAGATAAGAGGCGGGACATATGATATTATGCCTGACAGGATAGAGACAGGGACCTATGTCATTGCAGGTGCTATTACCCGTGGTGATGTCGTTGTAACAAAGTGTGTCCCTCAGAATCTGGAGGCTGTGATCAGTAAGCTCAGGGCGGCTGGTGTAAAGATCGAGACCGGAAGTGATACCATAAGAGTTGTAGCGGATAATGGATTAACTGCTGTTGATGTCAGGACAATGCCGTACCCTGGTTTTCCGACAGATATGCAGGCGCAGATCATGTCCCTTATGGCAGTCAGCAGGGGGCTCAGTGTCATTACAGAGACGATATTTGAGAACAGGTTTACTCATGTGCCTGAATTGCACAGGATGGGGGCCAATATCAAACTGCAGGGGAATTATGCTATAGTGGAGGGCGTGGAAAAATTAAGCGGTGCCCCTGTCATGGCGACAGATCTGCGCGCAAGCGCTTCTCTGATCCTCGCGGGACTTGTTGCAGAAGGGCAGACGGAAATCTCCCGCATATACCACCTGGACCGAGGATATGAGCGCATTGAAGAGAAACTCTCAAAGCTGGGTGCGGAGATAGTCAGGGTAAAATGA
- the prfA gene encoding peptide chain release factor 1: MNKRLEDIREKYNSISFQLGDPEFISNRAEFQRIVKEQGELTPIVEKYNHFKELSKKLEEAEVFINDASTEDEMRELASEEKVSLEVEIEEVEAEIKTLLLPKDPRDSKNIIMEIRAGAGGDEAALFAAELFRMYAKYAEKKRWKLEVLSSNYIGIGGIKEIIVTMEGKGIFSKMKFESGVHRVQRVPATEASGRIHTSTITVAVLAEAEEVDLTIDPKDIRIDTFCASGPGGQGVNTTHSAVRITHLPTGMIVSCQDERSQIKNRDKAMRVLRSRLLEIKEAEERAKRVQERRGQVGTGDRSEKIRTYNFPQNRITDHRIGLTLHRLDGIMEGDLDEMIEALITADTAERLKEVASG, translated from the coding sequence ATCAATAAGAGGCTTGAAGATATCAGGGAAAAATACAATAGTATAAGTTTTCAACTTGGAGACCCTGAATTCATATCAAACCGTGCGGAGTTCCAGCGTATTGTGAAAGAACAGGGGGAACTCACCCCTATAGTTGAAAAGTATAATCATTTTAAAGAGTTGTCAAAGAAACTGGAAGAGGCAGAAGTGTTCATTAATGATGCCTCTACGGAAGATGAAATGAGAGAGCTGGCGTCTGAAGAAAAGGTCTCCTTAGAGGTGGAGATAGAGGAAGTTGAGGCAGAGATTAAGACCTTACTTCTTCCCAAAGATCCCAGGGATAGCAAGAATATAATTATGGAGATACGAGCTGGTGCAGGAGGGGATGAGGCGGCCCTGTTTGCCGCTGAACTGTTTCGCATGTATGCGAAATATGCTGAGAAGAAACGGTGGAAACTGGAGGTCCTGAGCTCAAATTATATCGGTATCGGAGGTATTAAGGAAATTATCGTTACCATGGAAGGAAAGGGTATTTTCAGCAAGATGAAGTTTGAAAGCGGTGTCCACAGGGTACAGAGGGTGCCGGCAACAGAGGCATCAGGCAGGATACATACCTCGACGATTACTGTCGCTGTGCTGGCTGAGGCAGAAGAGGTAGACCTTACAATTGATCCGAAAGATATCAGGATAGACACGTTTTGCGCCTCAGGCCCCGGGGGACAGGGGGTTAATACAACACACTCTGCTGTCAGGATAACTCATCTGCCGACAGGTATGATAGTATCGTGTCAGGATGAGAGGTCACAGATTAAAAACAGGGATAAGGCTATGCGTGTGCTGAGGTCACGGTTGCTTGAGATAAAAGAGGCTGAGGAGAGGGCAAAAAGGGTGCAGGAGAGGAGAGGCCAGGTAGGCACAGGGGACAGGAGTGAGAAGATCAGGACTTATAACTTTCCCCAGAACAGGATCACAGACCACAGAATTGGTCTTACCCTCCACAGGCTGGATGGTATAATGGAGGGGGATCTGGATGAGATGATCGAGGCCCTTATAACAGCGGATACCGCCGAGAGATTAAAAGAGGTGGCCAGTGGATAG
- the rpmE gene encoding 50S ribosomal protein L31, translating to MKEGIHPEYIETTIKCSCGAVINTRSTIKDLRVEVCSSCHPFYTGMQKIMDTEGRVERFRKKYAGK from the coding sequence ATGAAAGAAGGCATTCATCCGGAGTATATTGAAACAACTATCAAGTGTTCATGTGGTGCGGTAATTAATACCCGCTCAACAATAAAGGACCTTAGGGTTGAGGTATGTTCGAGCTGTCATCCATTCTATACCGGTATGCAGAAGATTATGGATACTGAAGGAAGGGTTGAGAGATTCAGAAAGAAATATGCCGGCAAGTAG
- the hisD gene encoding histidinol dehydrogenase, giving the protein MKIIRTENRGFDKVRKQLLTRGVTYGKSIESAVHRIINDVRDNGDKALIKYTKKFDRVSLTPSTLKVDQNAISEAYSRVSPADVADLKYAASRIRKFHEHQKVSGWQYKDNGVMLGQMVTSLDRVGVYVPGGKAVYPSTVLMSVIPAKIAGVKEVIICTPTPATGKEIPKRVRYDRKDDKKVLFSGDINPYILIAADIAGADRIYTVGGAQAVAAMALGTDTIPRVDKIVGPGNIYVAIAKKLLYGHVDIDMIAGPSEILIVADETAEPAFVAMDMLSQAEHDEEAVAILITPSEALAEKVIHHVRSEMKVQPRRKVIQRSLANHGIIIITRDLNEAVELTNEFASEHLSLQVSEPMKILKEIRHAGAIFLGSYTPQTMGDYVAGPNHTLPTGGTARFFSPLSVDDFVKKTSMVMYSMGALRRDGAVASRLAEIEGLYAHSEAVKIRLK; this is encoded by the coding sequence ATGAAGATCATACGCACAGAAAACCGGGGATTTGACAAGGTCAGGAAACAACTCCTGACAAGAGGAGTAACATATGGCAAGTCAATAGAATCCGCAGTTCACAGGATCATCAATGATGTCAGGGACAATGGCGACAAGGCGTTAATCAAATATACCAAAAAATTTGACAGGGTCTCTCTCACTCCATCTACTCTTAAAGTTGACCAGAATGCAATCAGTGAAGCCTACTCCAGAGTAAGTCCTGCTGACGTTGCAGATTTAAAGTATGCTGCGTCGAGGATCAGAAAATTTCACGAACACCAGAAAGTATCAGGATGGCAATACAAAGATAACGGAGTGATGCTCGGTCAGATGGTGACTTCGCTGGACAGGGTCGGCGTTTACGTCCCGGGAGGAAAAGCGGTCTACCCGTCTACGGTCCTGATGAGTGTTATCCCGGCAAAGATTGCCGGAGTTAAGGAAGTTATTATCTGCACACCGACGCCGGCAACTGGCAAGGAGATCCCGAAACGAGTTCGGTATGACAGGAAGGACGACAAGAAGGTGCTATTTTCAGGTGACATTAATCCATATATATTAATTGCCGCTGACATCGCAGGCGCGGACAGGATCTATACTGTGGGAGGGGCGCAGGCAGTGGCTGCTATGGCCCTTGGTACAGATACGATTCCGCGCGTGGACAAGATTGTCGGGCCTGGAAATATCTATGTGGCAATAGCAAAGAAGCTCTTGTATGGTCATGTTGATATAGATATGATAGCAGGGCCAAGCGAGATACTTATAGTTGCCGATGAAACAGCAGAGCCGGCATTTGTTGCGATGGACATGTTGTCTCAGGCAGAGCATGATGAGGAGGCAGTGGCGATATTGATTACTCCGTCTGAGGCGCTTGCAGAGAAGGTAATTCATCATGTCAGGTCAGAGATGAAGGTACAGCCCCGAAGGAAGGTTATACAGAGATCACTCGCTAATCATGGGATTATTATTATTACCAGAGATTTAAATGAAGCTGTTGAGCTTACAAATGAATTTGCCTCCGAGCATCTATCGTTGCAGGTGTCAGAGCCTATGAAGATATTAAAAGAGATAAGGCATGCAGGCGCTATCTTCCTTGGCAGTTACACACCACAGACAATGGGAGACTATGTTGCAGGCCCGAACCACACTTTACCCACAGGAGGAACTGCCCGGTTTTTCTCCCCGCTCAGCGTGGACGACTTTGTAAAAAAGACAAGTATGGTAATGTACAGCATGGGGGCATTGAGAAGGGATGGTGCGGTTGCCTCAAGGCTGGCAGAGATAGAGGGATTATATGCACACAGTGAGGCCGTAAAGATAAGATTGAAATAA
- a CDS encoding ATP phosphoribosyltransferase — MKTKELIQPVTIALAKGKLLDHAVEYFDKLGLMPDDVKDAGRKLTFNSPKHRLTYLIVRPTDVPTYVEYGAADIGIVGKDMLLEQEKDLYELFDLKFGHCKIVVAGPGEVVEPYKSGKLTRLRVATKYPRITELYFASRGVHADIIKLYGSIELAPLVGLSHVIVDLISTGRTLKENNLELIEIVTDSTARLIANRASLKLKYERITGIVDDLSNVISG, encoded by the coding sequence GTGAAGACGAAAGAACTAATACAGCCAGTTACCATAGCCCTTGCCAAAGGAAAACTCCTTGACCATGCCGTCGAGTATTTTGATAAACTGGGGCTGATGCCTGATGATGTGAAAGACGCGGGCAGGAAGCTTACCTTTAATTCACCAAAACATAGACTGACTTATCTGATAGTGCGTCCAACGGATGTTCCGACATATGTAGAATACGGGGCTGCTGACATCGGGATTGTAGGGAAGGATATGCTGCTTGAGCAGGAGAAGGACCTTTATGAGCTGTTTGATCTTAAATTCGGTCATTGTAAGATTGTGGTTGCAGGGCCGGGGGAGGTAGTTGAACCATATAAGAGCGGCAAGTTAACAAGGTTACGGGTCGCGACGAAGTATCCCCGGATAACTGAGCTATACTTTGCGAGCCGCGGTGTTCATGCAGACATAATAAAGCTTTATGGCTCAATAGAACTTGCACCTCTGGTGGGTTTGTCTCATGTGATAGTTGATCTGATTTCAACCGGCAGGACACTTAAGGAAAACAACCTTGAATTGATTGAGATTGTTACAGATTCAACAGCGAGGTTGATTGCTAACAGGGCAAGCCTGAAGCTGAAATATGAAAGAATAACGGGAATTGTAGACGATCTAAGTAATGTCATTTCAGGATGA